In Acidobacteriota bacterium, a genomic segment contains:
- a CDS encoding M23 family metallopeptidase, whose translation MKLGSTRSERSGKTRFVLVLLLALGLAFGAWYLLRVGPAPQVDLVNERPAVGRPQKVTALFSEPEVGLGTVRLELIQGDRTEILAEEVFDPGSGIPFIGEEGTEQALLEATVGTDTFDWLAEGEVVLRATAERSSGPLRRPAPAINERTLPVRTRPPRLEVVSTQHYGRQGGSGAIVYRVGEHVVRSGVRAGQVESPGSALPNGGSNDRFALYSLPWNVADDSEIRVFAEDDAGNRTEQPFLDIFKATQARTDTIRLNDTFFKRVVPAIAGQTQGFDVSGSLLDQFLRINGDLRRTELGRVADLSRASESAFLWSGAFLQMPNSARRANFAETRTYIYEDREVDRQTHLGLDLASTARAPVPAPNSGRVVFAGWMSLYGNAVIIDHGYGLLSLCGHMSTIDVTAGDAVAKGDRIGTSGATGMAGGDHLHLEIFVHGQSVDPMEWLDAKWIRDNLATKLDVPIQ comes from the coding sequence ATGAAATTGGGCTCGACGCGATCCGAAAGGTCTGGCAAGACGAGGTTCGTCTTGGTGCTGCTGCTGGCGCTCGGTCTCGCGTTCGGAGCTTGGTACCTGTTGCGAGTCGGGCCGGCCCCACAGGTCGACCTGGTGAATGAACGGCCGGCGGTGGGCAGGCCGCAGAAGGTGACCGCGCTGTTCAGCGAGCCCGAGGTCGGCCTCGGCACCGTGCGGCTCGAGCTGATCCAGGGAGATCGCACCGAAATCCTTGCCGAGGAAGTCTTCGATCCAGGATCTGGAATCCCGTTCATCGGCGAGGAAGGAACCGAGCAGGCTTTGCTCGAGGCGACGGTGGGAACCGACACTTTCGATTGGCTTGCAGAGGGAGAGGTTGTTCTCAGAGCCACCGCCGAGCGGTCGTCGGGACCTCTCAGGCGGCCGGCGCCGGCGATCAACGAACGCACGCTTCCGGTTCGAACTCGGCCGCCGAGGCTCGAGGTGGTATCCACCCAGCACTACGGCCGCCAGGGCGGGAGTGGTGCCATCGTCTACCGTGTCGGCGAGCACGTCGTACGATCGGGTGTCCGGGCCGGACAGGTAGAATCCCCCGGGTCTGCGCTGCCGAACGGCGGCTCCAACGACCGATTCGCCCTGTACTCTCTTCCATGGAACGTGGCCGATGATTCCGAGATCCGTGTCTTCGCTGAAGACGACGCCGGCAACCGCACGGAACAGCCTTTCCTCGATATCTTCAAGGCGACGCAGGCTCGCACGGACACCATCCGGCTGAACGATACATTCTTCAAGAGGGTGGTGCCTGCGATCGCCGGCCAGACCCAGGGGTTTGACGTCAGCGGCTCGCTGCTCGATCAGTTCCTCCGCATCAACGGCGATCTGCGCCGAACGGAGCTGGGTCGGGTTGCGGATCTCAGCCGGGCCAGCGAGTCGGCCTTTCTGTGGTCCGGCGCCTTCCTGCAGATGCCGAATTCGGCCCGCAGGGCCAACTTCGCGGAGACCAGAACCTACATATACGAGGACCGCGAGGTGGACCGGCAGACGCACCTCGGCCTCGACCTGGCCTCCACTGCCCGCGCCCCGGTGCCTGCGCCAAACTCCGGCCGGGTAGTTTTCGCCGGCTGGATGAGCCTCTACGGGAACGCGGTGATCATCGACCACGGATACGGATTGCTCTCGCTGTGCGGTCACATGTCGACGATCGACGTGACCGCCGGCGATGCGGTCGCCAAGGGTGACCGTATCGGGACGAGCGGCGCGACCGGCATGGCCGGCGGTGACCACCTCCACCTGGAAATATTCGTTCACGGCCAATCGGTGGATCCGATGGAGTGGCTGGACGCCAAGTGGATCAGGGACAACCTGGCGACCAAGCTCGATGTGCCGATTCAGTAG
- a CDS encoding DUF4920 domain-containing protein, giving the protein MSSFQRILVTVALVLTATVSTAEDNWLHLGEPLKIDEATPIGEILENPAAFHDREVRIEGRVASVCNEEGCFIEVVPTGGGEGIVVNFPGLVHTFPLDCAGLEAVVEGRFYQKIYPHARVEHWQHHSFRPGVQVPFFSLAFRMDARGVRLGGSRSKPPPPAPIRIGSGNRVDLGMMGFEAEAFGIDRRSVAPGEVVPRPSTGGNRWMVLCHKGKVAVNRADGWNIPLHAGEMSFVPAGVLFEVRNTGVVDASIDLIYAKKIEPSSLPH; this is encoded by the coding sequence ATGAGCAGCTTCCAGAGAATCCTGGTCACGGTGGCGCTGGTGTTGACTGCAACGGTGTCGACAGCCGAAGACAACTGGCTGCACCTCGGCGAACCCTTGAAGATCGACGAGGCGACGCCGATCGGCGAGATCCTCGAGAACCCCGCGGCTTTCCACGACCGGGAGGTGCGGATCGAGGGACGGGTCGCGTCGGTCTGCAACGAGGAGGGCTGCTTCATCGAGGTGGTACCGACTGGCGGCGGCGAAGGGATCGTGGTCAACTTTCCCGGGCTCGTGCACACGTTTCCTCTCGACTGCGCGGGGCTCGAGGCGGTCGTGGAGGGGCGTTTCTACCAGAAGATCTACCCGCACGCGAGGGTCGAACACTGGCAGCATCACTCCTTCCGTCCCGGGGTCCAGGTGCCGTTTTTCTCGCTCGCGTTTCGAATGGACGCCCGCGGCGTGCGTCTCGGAGGTTCGAGATCGAAGCCTCCCCCTCCGGCTCCGATCAGGATTGGCTCCGGCAACCGGGTTGATCTCGGAATGATGGGTTTCGAGGCAGAGGCGTTTGGAATCGACCGGCGCAGCGTCGCCCCGGGAGAGGTCGTCCCGCGCCCGAGCACGGGCGGGAACCGGTGGATGGTCCTGTGCCACAAAGGCAAGGTCGCGGTCAATCGGGCGGACGGGTGGAATATCCCCTTACACGCCGGAGAGATGTCTTTCGTCCCGGCAGGGGTCCTATTCGAGGTGAGGAACACGGGCGTCGTCGATGCGTCAATCGACCTGATCTACGCGAAGAAGATCGAGCCGTCATCGCTTCCCCACTGA
- a CDS encoding alpha/beta fold hydrolase has translation MNMRDVLWSISTCLLLLAAATAGAQGPGVGHTAKLDGMEMYYEVVADGEPLLLLHSGTQSSRMWDPFVGRFSEHHRLIVPDLRGHGGSTNPDGVWTTDQFADDVFGLLDQLGIDQVDAVGASLGAMTLLRMATRQPNRIGKLIVIGAGTYIPEECRATLASATTDGLSDAAWERLRARHKHGDDQIRALYSWVASLSSSYNDMTFEPPLLATITAPTLVVHGDRDYCFPASMAWDIYHAIPNAALWVVPNGGHVPIDGENAQRFADIALEFLE, from the coding sequence ATGAATATGAGAGACGTACTTTGGTCGATTTCGACCTGCTTGTTGCTGCTCGCGGCGGCGACGGCGGGAGCTCAGGGTCCGGGAGTGGGACACACGGCGAAGCTTGACGGGATGGAGATGTACTACGAGGTCGTAGCCGATGGTGAACCGTTGCTCCTCCTGCACTCGGGCACGCAGTCATCGCGCATGTGGGATCCCTTCGTCGGACGGTTTTCCGAACACCACCGGTTGATAGTTCCGGACCTTCGCGGACACGGAGGGTCCACCAACCCGGACGGCGTGTGGACGACCGACCAGTTCGCGGATGACGTCTTCGGGCTCCTCGATCAGCTGGGGATCGATCAGGTCGACGCGGTGGGCGCCAGCTTGGGCGCGATGACCCTCCTCCGCATGGCGACCCGGCAGCCGAATCGGATCGGAAAGCTGATCGTCATCGGGGCCGGCACCTACATCCCGGAAGAGTGCCGTGCGACGCTGGCGTCCGCCACCACGGACGGGTTGTCGGATGCCGCCTGGGAGCGGCTCCGGGCCAGGCACAAGCACGGAGATGACCAGATTCGCGCTCTCTACTCGTGGGTCGCCTCCCTGTCCAGCAGCTACAACGACATGACCTTCGAGCCGCCACTGCTGGCCACGATCACCGCGCCGACCCTGGTGGTTCACGGGGATCGAGACTACTGTTTCCCGGCGTCCATGGCGTGGGACATCTATCATGCGATCCCCAACGCCGCGCTGTGGGTGGTCCCCAACGGCGGCCACGTGCCTATTGATGGCGAGAACGCTCAACGGTTCGCCGACATCGCGCTCGAATTTCTCGAGTAG
- a CDS encoding TIGR00366 family protein, translating into MNEDSREQDTSTEKEVPKKKSRLVMPDTYIIVAFIVMVMAALTWVIPPGTYDYHEVDVNGRMRNIAIDGTFHYLDESEANPTGFLAYFKSLYTGCVDAADIIFVIFTCAGTFGILVKTGAFHAGIGTVLRKMGRKDVLLVPILMSVFALGSSMFGMLSEFYGFIPLMVGLGVAMGYDAMYGFAIIALGEYVGFMGATLNPYTVTVAQSIAGVPLYSGTGFRVFALASFIAASSAYVILYGKRIQRTPELSVVHGQKSIHALDKQELEKYRLDTRAVLIILTVLATLGFLMYGMMNLGWGYGELAGLFLLMSMIAAGIAGWTPNRWVDEFFVGVKSIAWGAILTGVAKAIVVVMEDAHIKDTIIFALSNSLKGLPAVMSAQTMLVAQTILNFFIPSGSGQAAATMPIMAPLADMLGVSRQVACLAFQFGDGLSNLVWPTCGCVIICALGGIPLQKWWKWFLPLAGILFVMQMALIALAMALGL; encoded by the coding sequence GTGAACGAGGATTCGAGGGAGCAGGACACCTCTACCGAGAAAGAAGTCCCCAAGAAGAAAAGCCGGCTCGTCATGCCCGACACGTACATCATCGTCGCCTTCATCGTGATGGTGATGGCGGCGCTGACCTGGGTGATCCCACCGGGAACCTACGATTACCACGAGGTGGACGTCAACGGCAGGATGCGGAACATCGCCATCGACGGCACCTTCCACTATTTGGACGAGTCGGAGGCCAATCCGACGGGCTTCCTCGCCTATTTCAAATCGCTCTACACCGGCTGCGTGGACGCCGCGGACATCATCTTCGTCATCTTCACCTGTGCCGGCACCTTCGGCATTCTCGTCAAGACAGGGGCCTTCCACGCAGGCATCGGCACCGTGCTTCGGAAGATGGGCCGAAAGGACGTTCTCCTGGTCCCGATCCTGATGTCGGTCTTCGCCCTCGGCAGCTCGATGTTCGGGATGCTGAGCGAGTTCTACGGCTTCATTCCGTTGATGGTTGGGCTCGGTGTCGCGATGGGTTACGACGCCATGTACGGCTTCGCGATCATCGCCCTGGGCGAGTACGTGGGTTTCATGGGAGCCACCCTGAATCCCTACACCGTGACCGTCGCCCAGTCGATCGCCGGGGTTCCGCTCTACTCGGGCACCGGGTTTCGGGTGTTCGCACTGGCCAGCTTCATTGCGGCGTCTTCGGCGTACGTCATTCTCTACGGAAAGAGAATTCAACGAACCCCGGAGCTTTCCGTCGTCCACGGACAGAAGTCCATTCACGCTCTCGACAAGCAGGAGCTCGAGAAGTACAGGTTGGACACGAGAGCGGTGTTGATCATCCTCACAGTCCTGGCGACCCTCGGGTTCCTGATGTACGGGATGATGAACCTGGGATGGGGTTACGGAGAGCTTGCCGGCCTATTCCTCCTGATGTCCATGATCGCCGCCGGCATCGCCGGCTGGACGCCCAACCGTTGGGTCGATGAGTTCTTCGTCGGTGTCAAGTCGATCGCGTGGGGCGCGATTCTCACCGGTGTCGCCAAGGCCATCGTCGTCGTCATGGAGGACGCCCACATCAAGGACACGATCATCTTCGCGCTGTCCAACAGTCTCAAGGGACTGCCCGCCGTCATGTCAGCCCAGACCATGCTTGTGGCTCAGACCATCCTGAACTTCTTCATTCCCTCGGGAAGTGGGCAGGCGGCGGCCACGATGCCGATCATGGCGCCTCTGGCCGACATGCTCGGGGTCAGCCGACAGGTCGCCTGCCTGGCATTCCAATTCGGTGACGGGCTTTCCAACCTGGTCTGGCCGACCTGCGGCTGTGTGATCATCTGCGCCCTCGGCGGAATCCCTCTGCAGAAATGGTGGAAGTGGTTTTTGCCCCTGGCCGGGATCCTGTTCGTGATGCAGATGGCGTTGATCGCCCTGGCGATGGCGTTGGGTTTGTAG
- a CDS encoding cytochrome c family protein has protein sequence MILDYRHLWLIFLIAVSAVALAATTVPPAIEQPGTQPTEVNNFASNCDSCHAGTVNPDFEPSFGWQGGMMAHAMRDGLFWATVAIAEQDFLPNADPVERGGAGDLCLRCHGPGGWLGGLSEPTDGSLYTNNEARGVECEFCHLLVDPDEELSVPNTVEVQNSPYLAYDSGTGEGYYGSGQYVINGTGVRLGPYSDPDANHPALQSGFHREGEFCGTCHDVSNPAVGDLAHNNGAQVTPAAGSSGDLASPLPAKVQFLNSPFAYGIVERTFSEWKASALDSWLVNEFAGLPTELQTTGGSLDIAYHRAFDARGDADYVDGSQRTFTCQTCHMAASVGVGCNKNNKPVREDLPRHDQTGGGYWMPDVVAYQMTRNTLRLGDDLTQDQIDAMQAAKVRAAGHLLSAALLTATQDGDGVVVRVTNLTGHKLISGYPEGRRMWLNLVWTDDGQSVVEEHGAYGSIGRSVDDLDGVSHQVETIINPDSTVVYEVQPGLDQEWAQQLVDLGYDRNLALDYDRLTGLSTHTLGDLADATPGTALHSFHFVLNNIIASDNRIPPFGFSRDEAETRNALPVPTSQYGNPSSGEAYEHWDESRFVIPPGATQVVVRLLYQQTSWEYIQFLWLANDGASPFLGNEGMNMLDAWLNTGMSSPFEMATVTLPVVGAEIFSDGFESVDTCSWSDATGGCSHGLIPNLSGNRIGQE, from the coding sequence ATGATCTTGGATTACAGACATCTTTGGCTGATTTTTCTTATCGCGGTGTCGGCTGTGGCCCTGGCGGCGACAACAGTGCCGCCGGCCATCGAGCAGCCGGGCACACAGCCCACAGAGGTCAATAACTTCGCCAGCAACTGCGATTCGTGCCACGCCGGAACCGTGAACCCGGACTTCGAGCCGTCATTCGGATGGCAGGGCGGCATGATGGCCCACGCCATGCGCGACGGCCTGTTCTGGGCTACCGTCGCGATTGCCGAGCAGGATTTCCTGCCGAACGCCGATCCGGTCGAACGAGGCGGGGCCGGCGATCTCTGCCTTCGTTGTCACGGGCCGGGGGGGTGGTTGGGTGGCCTCTCCGAGCCGACCGACGGGAGCCTCTACACCAACAATGAAGCGCGCGGCGTCGAGTGCGAGTTCTGCCATTTGCTGGTCGATCCTGATGAGGAACTCAGCGTGCCCAACACCGTCGAGGTACAGAACAGCCCCTACCTGGCGTACGACTCCGGAACCGGTGAAGGCTATTACGGGTCCGGTCAGTACGTCATCAACGGCACCGGGGTTCGCCTCGGACCGTACTCGGACCCGGACGCCAACCACCCCGCCCTCCAGTCCGGCTTCCACCGTGAGGGCGAGTTCTGCGGCACCTGCCACGACGTCAGCAACCCTGCGGTCGGCGATCTGGCGCACAACAATGGCGCACAGGTTACTCCGGCCGCAGGTTCGAGCGGGGATTTGGCGAGCCCGTTGCCGGCCAAGGTCCAGTTTCTCAACTCACCGTTCGCGTACGGAATCGTCGAGCGCACCTTCTCGGAATGGAAGGCGAGCGCACTCGACAGTTGGCTGGTCAACGAATTTGCAGGCTTGCCGACGGAGCTCCAGACCACAGGAGGATCCCTCGACATCGCCTATCATCGCGCCTTCGATGCCCGCGGTGACGCCGACTATGTCGACGGGTCACAACGAACCTTCACCTGCCAGACCTGCCACATGGCCGCATCGGTGGGAGTCGGATGCAACAAAAATAACAAACCGGTTCGTGAAGACCTGCCCCGTCACGATCAGACCGGCGGCGGTTACTGGATGCCCGACGTCGTTGCCTATCAGATGACCAGGAACACCCTTCGTCTCGGAGATGACCTCACCCAGGACCAGATCGACGCCATGCAGGCGGCCAAAGTCAGGGCCGCCGGTCATCTCCTCAGTGCGGCGTTGCTCACCGCGACACAGGACGGCGACGGGGTCGTCGTCCGGGTTACCAACCTGACTGGACACAAGCTCATCAGCGGGTATCCCGAGGGCCGGAGAATGTGGCTCAATTTGGTGTGGACCGATGACGGCCAGTCGGTGGTGGAGGAACACGGCGCCTACGGCTCGATCGGCCGAAGCGTTGACGATCTCGACGGAGTGTCCCATCAGGTCGAGACGATCATCAATCCCGATTCCACCGTCGTGTACGAGGTTCAACCGGGTCTCGACCAGGAATGGGCGCAACAACTGGTCGATCTTGGCTACGACCGCAACCTCGCCCTCGATTACGACCGTCTAACGGGCCTGTCCACCCACACCCTGGGTGACCTGGCGGACGCAACGCCCGGTACCGCGTTGCACAGCTTTCACTTCGTGCTGAACAACATCATCGCCAGCGACAACCGGATCCCGCCATTCGGTTTCAGTCGCGACGAAGCAGAGACTCGAAACGCGTTGCCGGTTCCCACCAGTCAGTACGGCAATCCGTCGTCAGGCGAGGCGTACGAACACTGGGACGAAAGCCGTTTTGTGATTCCGCCTGGGGCTACCCAAGTGGTCGTCAGGCTGCTCTATCAACAGACGAGCTGGGAGTACATCCAGTTCCTGTGGCTCGCCAATGATGGCGCTAGTCCCTTTCTCGGCAACGAGGGCATGAACATGCTCGACGCCTGGCTCAACACGGGCATGTCTTCACCGTTCGAGATGGCCACGGTGACGCTTCCTGTAGTCGGCGCCGAGATATTCAGCGACGGATTCGAGAGCGTTGATACATGTTCCTGGAGCGACGCAACGGGAGGATGCTCTCATGGCTTGATACCCAACCTATCTGGCAACCGCATCGGCCAAGAGTGA
- a CDS encoding DUF2938 domain-containing protein, translating into MSHDTVVVMVMAGGVGVAATATMDVLAIIARRLGLIVGARGIWVGRWYLGLFQGRFVHPNISTAPEQAGEKRAALIGHYLIGIVLAVLYVFGARWLDTSPGGIVNALGYGLATCAFPWFLLFPAMGFGWFGRKGPAELRLFTTSVLNHLFYGFGLWWSANLLGLG; encoded by the coding sequence ATGTCGCATGACACAGTTGTCGTGATGGTCATGGCCGGAGGCGTGGGCGTGGCCGCTACGGCGACAATGGACGTGTTGGCAATCATCGCTCGACGGCTCGGTCTCATCGTCGGCGCGAGGGGGATCTGGGTCGGCCGCTGGTATCTCGGCCTCTTTCAGGGACGGTTCGTTCACCCGAACATCTCGACCGCTCCGGAGCAGGCCGGCGAGAAACGGGCCGCCCTGATCGGGCATTACCTCATCGGAATCGTGCTCGCCGTCCTCTATGTCTTCGGCGCGCGGTGGCTGGACACCTCACCGGGTGGGATTGTCAACGCGCTCGGTTACGGACTCGCCACCTGTGCCTTCCCCTGGTTCTTGCTGTTCCCCGCGATGGGGTTCGGTTGGTTCGGTCGCAAGGGCCCTGCTGAGTTGAGGCTGTTCACAACCAGCGTGCTGAACCACCTCTTCTACGGCTTCGGGCTCTGGTGGAGCGCGAATCTGCTCGGACTTGGCTAG
- a CDS encoding permease prefix domain 1-containing protein: MRKTTDLLEQRITEWRTFLQRRQAIHAADVDELEDHLRDQIGALSEAGLSEDEAFLVAVKRMGDLDSLSQEFAREYSERLWKQLVVSPDSGDNQSGNAKEAIVAIGLAIAAALAIKLPELFGISITGDRADDQFFYLRNFSLFVLPFLAGYFAWRRALDRQSRVWLAVPFVASAVIVNVMPFETGGSTEVLAALHLPIALWLAVGYAYTGGRWRDHNRRMDFIRFSGEWFIYYALIAFGGGVLMGFTIMIFQAIGLDAELLVQTWVLPCGAVGAVLIAAWLVEAKQSVIENMAPVLTRLFTPLFTFVLIVFLLTMFWTGSGINVEREVLIGFDLLLVLVLGLLLYAISARDPQAPPGFFDGLQLVLVVCAILVDGLALWAIAVRISEFGFSPNKVAALGENLVLLVNLGWSAVLYARFLANRSSFGSLERWQTTYLPVYAVWAWIVVALFPILFGFV, translated from the coding sequence ATGAGGAAGACGACCGATCTACTGGAGCAACGCATCACCGAGTGGCGCACCTTTCTGCAACGGCGGCAAGCGATTCATGCCGCCGACGTCGACGAGCTCGAGGATCACCTCCGTGACCAGATCGGCGCCCTCAGCGAGGCTGGTCTGTCCGAGGATGAGGCGTTTCTCGTTGCGGTGAAACGCATGGGCGATCTCGACTCGTTGTCGCAGGAGTTCGCACGGGAGTACTCCGAGCGGCTCTGGAAGCAGCTCGTCGTTTCGCCGGACTCCGGCGACAACCAGTCCGGGAACGCCAAAGAGGCGATTGTCGCAATCGGGTTGGCGATTGCCGCGGCGCTGGCGATCAAGCTTCCCGAGCTTTTCGGCATCAGCATCACCGGGGACCGAGCCGATGACCAGTTCTTCTACCTGCGCAACTTCAGCCTCTTCGTACTTCCATTTCTGGCAGGGTACTTCGCATGGCGTCGTGCGCTCGATCGGCAGAGTCGCGTGTGGCTGGCCGTCCCCTTTGTAGCCTCTGCCGTCATCGTCAACGTCATGCCATTCGAGACCGGGGGCAGTACCGAGGTGCTCGCGGCTCTCCACCTGCCGATCGCCCTGTGGCTGGCGGTCGGTTACGCCTACACCGGCGGCCGCTGGCGGGACCACAACCGGCGGATGGATTTCATTCGCTTCTCCGGCGAGTGGTTCATCTACTACGCCCTGATCGCGTTCGGCGGCGGCGTCCTGATGGGATTCACCATCATGATCTTCCAGGCCATCGGCCTCGATGCCGAGCTCCTCGTCCAGACGTGGGTGCTTCCGTGTGGCGCCGTGGGGGCTGTCCTCATCGCCGCCTGGCTGGTGGAGGCCAAACAGAGTGTCATCGAAAACATGGCGCCGGTTCTCACCCGTCTGTTCACGCCACTCTTCACGTTCGTGCTCATCGTCTTCCTGCTGACCATGTTCTGGACCGGCAGCGGCATCAATGTCGAGCGCGAGGTGCTCATCGGCTTCGACCTGCTGCTCGTACTCGTGCTGGGCCTGCTCCTGTACGCGATTTCCGCACGGGACCCGCAGGCGCCTCCCGGGTTTTTCGACGGGCTGCAGCTCGTGCTGGTCGTGTGCGCCATTCTGGTCGACGGGCTGGCGCTCTGGGCGATCGCCGTGCGGATTTCGGAGTTCGGTTTCAGTCCCAACAAGGTGGCCGCTCTCGGCGAGAACCTGGTGTTGCTGGTGAATCTCGGCTGGTCAGCCGTGCTCTACGCTCGCTTCCTGGCAAACCGAAGCTCGTTTGGGTCGCTCGAACGCTGGCAAACAACGTATTTGCCGGTGTACGCAGTCTGGGCCTGGATCGTGGTTGCGCTCTTTCCGATTCTCTTCGGCTTCGTGTAG
- a CDS encoding PadR family transcriptional regulator, which translates to MNISKDLVAASAAPLVLAILSEAESYGYAIRKRVGELSGGELEWTDGMLYPVLHRLERNGYVTARWGTSGAGRRRKYYRLTELGTEELESQQRQWRLVDSALRSVWFKRMNLARQEGF; encoded by the coding sequence ATGAACATCAGCAAGGACCTCGTCGCCGCCTCGGCCGCACCCCTGGTGCTGGCCATTCTCAGCGAGGCGGAGAGCTACGGCTACGCCATCCGGAAACGGGTCGGCGAGCTCTCGGGAGGCGAGCTCGAGTGGACGGACGGAATGCTGTACCCGGTCCTCCACCGGCTCGAACGCAACGGTTACGTCACGGCGAGGTGGGGTACCTCGGGGGCGGGTCGCCGGCGCAAGTACTACCGCCTGACCGAGCTGGGAACGGAGGAGCTCGAAAGCCAGCAACGGCAGTGGCGCCTCGTCGACTCGGCGTTGCGGAGCGTCTGGTTCAAGCGGATGAACCTGGCCCGGCAGGAGGGATTCTGA
- a CDS encoding NAD(P)-dependent alcohol dehydrogenase → MHEAKAYSAAAADKPLAPDTIQRRDTTERDVRIEILFCGICHSDLHTVRDEWSSIMPTTYPCVPGHEIVGRVVEVGAKVTDFEPGDVVGVGCLVDSDHSCDACKHDVEQFCPDATFTYNWPDKHLGGVTYGGYSESIVVDESFVLRIPANLDPAGAAPLLCAGITTYSPIRRWGDIKGKKVGVVGLGGLGHMGVKFARAFGAHVVVFTTSPGKLEDALRLGAHEVIISTNAEEMQEHAGTFDFILDTISADHDINAYINMLGLDGNITLVGAPETPMPVSAFALLFGRKSVAGSLIGGIAETQEMLDFCGEHGITAEVEVIPIQKVNEAYERMLKSDVKYRFSIDMASLKTW, encoded by the coding sequence ATGCACGAAGCAAAAGCCTACTCTGCGGCCGCTGCCGACAAGCCGCTCGCCCCCGATACGATCCAGCGCCGCGACACCACCGAGCGCGATGTGAGGATCGAGATTCTCTTCTGCGGCATATGCCACTCCGATCTCCATACGGTACGCGACGAGTGGAGCAGCATCATGCCCACCACTTACCCCTGCGTCCCGGGCCACGAAATCGTCGGCCGAGTGGTCGAGGTCGGAGCAAAGGTCACCGACTTCGAGCCGGGCGACGTGGTGGGCGTCGGCTGCCTGGTCGATTCGGACCACAGCTGCGATGCCTGCAAGCACGACGTCGAGCAGTTCTGTCCCGACGCCACATTCACCTACAACTGGCCGGACAAGCACCTCGGCGGCGTGACCTACGGCGGTTACTCCGAGAGCATCGTCGTCGATGAGAGCTTCGTCCTGCGCATCCCGGCCAACCTCGATCCGGCCGGCGCCGCGCCGCTTCTCTGTGCCGGGATCACCACCTACTCGCCGATACGGCGGTGGGGTGACATCAAGGGCAAGAAGGTGGGCGTGGTCGGCCTCGGCGGCCTTGGTCACATGGGGGTGAAGTTCGCGCGGGCCTTCGGAGCACACGTCGTGGTCTTCACGACCTCACCGGGCAAGCTGGAGGACGCACTGCGTCTGGGCGCACACGAGGTCATCATCTCCACCAACGCCGAGGAGATGCAGGAGCATGCGGGCACGTTCGACTTCATCCTCGACACCATCTCCGCCGATCACGACATCAACGCCTATATCAACATGCTCGGCCTCGACGGCAACATCACCCTGGTCGGAGCGCCGGAGACACCGATGCCCGTCTCCGCCTTTGCCCTGCTCTTCGGTCGAAAGAGCGTCGCGGGCTCGCTCATCGGCGGCATCGCCGAGACCCAGGAAATGCTCGATTTCTGCGGTGAACACGGGATCACCGCCGAGGTCGAGGTCATCCCGATCCAGAAGGTCAATGAGGCCTACGAGCGCATGCTCAAGTCGGATGTGAAGTACCGCTTTTCCATCGACATGGCGTCGCTCAAAACGTGGTGA
- a CDS encoding UBP-type zinc finger domain-containing protein: MPRCEHFEGFEILPVPDEVPGCEECLKTGDGWVHLRMCLHCGHIGCCDSSPNQHARKHHAEHDHPLIRSAEPGEAWGYCYIHDVVTQLD, from the coding sequence ATGCCACGTTGTGAGCACTTTGAAGGGTTCGAGATCCTGCCGGTACCCGACGAGGTTCCCGGCTGTGAGGAATGCCTGAAAACGGGCGACGGATGGGTTCATCTCAGGATGTGCCTCCACTGCGGCCACATCGGTTGCTGCGACTCGTCACCCAACCAACATGCCCGTAAGCACCATGCGGAGCACGACCACCCCTTGATCCGTAGCGCCGAGCCGGGCGAGGCGTGGGGCTACTGTTACATCCACGACGTCGTCACGCAGCTTGACTGA